The following are encoded together in the uncultured Desulfobacter sp. genome:
- a CDS encoding MFS transporter produces the protein MSTTHAPGSLPKGKLIDYKIILVLSLVHFTGDFYSSFFTPLLPAFQAKLSLTLTQVGLITGTVRFLSFVVQPAVGYLADRYETRWFVLTGLFLVFFVIPFSGVAPNYWILLSILCLGSFGSSMFHPSTSGMVNVYAGNRAGFAQSIFNTGGTLSFALGPVFITWYVSRFGLTAMPWTMLLGLISFLFCLKYMPKPVSENMAGLGFINSLKHTFGKVYKTVFLIWLVMVLRAVVGQTFLTFMPIYLTHHGHPLPSVGVIIALFTIAGTLSGLTAGYCADRFGFTPVFFVSYLLMPPTLLMFLYMPGLGAYAGSFLSGFFVLAPMPLGVVMAQKLAPGSRAMAASLMMGLAYGLGGVIAPGIGRLADLFGLMIVLKCTAFIPLVCLVPIALFPKIK, from the coding sequence ATGAGTACTACCCATGCTCCGGGTTCCTTGCCCAAGGGGAAGTTGATTGATTATAAAATTATCCTGGTATTGAGCCTGGTCCATTTTACCGGGGATTTTTATTCTTCGTTTTTTACCCCTTTGCTGCCTGCGTTCCAGGCCAAGCTAAGTCTCACCCTGACTCAGGTAGGTCTGATCACCGGCACCGTACGTTTCTTATCCTTTGTGGTGCAACCGGCGGTAGGATATCTGGCCGACAGATACGAAACCAGGTGGTTTGTACTTACCGGACTGTTTTTAGTCTTTTTTGTCATTCCCTTTTCCGGAGTTGCACCCAATTATTGGATATTGCTCAGCATCCTGTGTCTGGGATCTTTTGGTTCTTCCATGTTTCATCCATCCACGTCAGGCATGGTAAATGTGTATGCAGGAAACCGTGCAGGTTTTGCCCAGTCTATTTTTAATACCGGCGGCACCCTGTCGTTTGCTTTAGGTCCCGTATTCATCACTTGGTATGTGAGCCGATTTGGGCTGACGGCCATGCCTTGGACTATGCTGTTGGGTCTTATCTCATTTCTATTCTGCCTGAAATATATGCCCAAACCCGTGTCCGAGAATATGGCGGGATTGGGATTTATCAACAGTTTGAAGCACACATTTGGAAAAGTGTATAAAACCGTGTTTTTAATCTGGTTGGTCATGGTACTGCGGGCGGTTGTAGGCCAGACATTTTTAACTTTCATGCCCATTTACCTGACCCACCACGGCCATCCCCTACCCTCTGTGGGTGTAATCATCGCACTTTTTACCATTGCCGGCACCTTGTCCGGCCTGACTGCCGGCTATTGTGCAGACAGATTCGGGTTTACTCCGGTTTTTTTTGTGTCGTACCTGCTCATGCCGCCGACCCTTTTGATGTTTTTATACATGCCTGGGTTGGGCGCCTACGCAGGCTCATTTCTTTCCGGTTTTTTTGTGCTGGCCCCCATGCCTTTGGGCGTGGTTATGGCCCAGAAACTTGCTCCGGGCTCCAGAGCCATGGCCGCCAGCCTTATGATGGGGCTGGCCTATGGGCTTGGTGGGGTAATTGCCCCAGGGATAGGTCGGCTGGCAGACCTTTTCGGGCTGATGATCGTTTTGAAGTGTACTGCATTTATCCCCCTGGTCTGCCTGGTACCCATTGCCCTGTTTCCCAAAATAAAATAG